A genomic window from Populus alba chromosome 19, ASM523922v2, whole genome shotgun sequence includes:
- the LOC118035583 gene encoding probable disease resistance protein At4g27220 isoform X1: MGRSDDPFWKEVEVMNDGSMKCKFCGHLFANGTSISRIKWHLSGDRGHGVGICGQVPEEVQEAAFLAMHVGNKRYKSIASSSNVDISTCPQEQDNAVLGNLAQGVGPERIHSRLEAASGMEYTGEGSFQHVDRSVSPWRLRVDAHENRGEATPVTDLVDQFADGTWVQIHSALSKEQKLNAISTYLMLEEEDLELLHDGFETIPRTEQLPHLERLISCERPLINQADEPRGDSSQPTDLLCLDHGRYYHQLCSPSLSKDVIMYDVQNMVRVRTEPVEEEGVENSGRLVQHGAGARSSRSLKYNTSETRGVPLPTSSKKLVGEAFEENTKVIWSLLMDDEVSIIGIYGMGGVGKTTILQHIHNELLRRLDICDNVWWVTVSQDFSINTLQNLIAKHLDLEFSREVDDLHRAAKLSEELMKKQKWILILDDLWNNFELDEVGIPVPLKGCKLIMTTRSETVCHQMACHRKIKVKPLSEGEAWTLFMEKLGGGITLSPEVEGIAKAVARECAGLPLGIIIVARSLRGVNDLHEWRNTLKKLRESKFRDTEVFKLLRFSYDRLGDLALQQCLLYCALFPEDYMIEREELIDYLIDEEIIKGKRRREDAFDEGHTMLNRLEYVCLLESAQMDYDDSRRVKMHDLIRDMAIQILLENSQYMVKAGAQLKELPDIEEWTENLTRVSLMQNEIEEIPSSHSPMCPNLSTLFLCDNKGLRFVADSFFKQLHRLMVLDLSRTGIKNLPDSVSDLVSLTALLLNYCENLRHVPSLKKLKALKRLDLSHTTLEKMPKGMECLTNLGYLRMNGCGEKEFPSGILPKLYHLQVFVLDEYYRPITVKVKEVVSLRNLETLECHFEGLSDFVEYLRSRDKTQSLSTYRILVGMVDEDFWQYSDYSPSKTVGLGNLSINRDKDFQVKFLNDIQELVCESIDARSLCDVLSLENAPELVVIQIYDCDSMESLVSSSWFCSAPPPLPSYNGMFSGLKEFYCSGCNSMKKLFPLVLLPNLVNLERIEVMLCKKMEEIIGTTDEESTTSNSITGFILPKLRTLRLRYLPELKSICSAKLICNSLEDITVTFSKKLKRMPICLPLLENGQPSPPLSLRIMYIEPKEWWETVVEWEHPNAKDVLHPFVKFGLV, encoded by the coding sequence ATGGGTAGATCAGATGATCCGTTTTGGAAGGAAGTTGAAGTTATGAATGATGGAAGCATGAAGTGTAAGTTTTGTGGGCATTTGTTTGCCAATGGCACTTCCATTTcgaggatcaaatggcatttatCAGGAGATAGAGGGCATGGTGTTGGCATTTGTGGTCAGGTGCCTGAAGAAGTTCAAGAAGCAGCCTTTCTAGCTATGCATGTTGGCAACAAAAGATATAAAAGCATAGCAAGTTCAAGCAATGTTGACATTTCCACCTGTCCACAAGAACAAGACAATGCAGTACTTGGTAATTTGGCACAAGGTGTTGGGCCTGAGAGAATTCATTCGCGTTTAGAAGCGGCAAGTGGCATGGAATACACTGGTGAAGGATCTTTTCAGCATGTTGACAGAAGTGTCTCTCCTTGGAGACTCAGAGTTGATGCTCATGAGAATAGAGGAGAAGCAACACCAGTAACAGATTTAGTGGATCAATTTGCTGATGGTACTTGGGTTCAGATACACTCTGCCCTTTCAAAGGAGCAGAAGTTGAATGCAATCTCTACCTATTTAATGCTGGAAGAGGAGGATTTGGAGCTTCTGCATGATGGATTTGAAACTATACCGAGAACAGAACAACTGCCGCATCTGGAGAGACTTATCTCTTGTGAGAGGCCATTAATTAATCAAGCTGATGAGCCTCGAGGAGATTCATCCCAACCAACAGATCTATTGTGTCTTGACCATGGAAGATATTATCATCAACTCTGTTCACCTTCACTAAGCAAAGATGTCATTATGTATGATGTGCAGAACATGGTTAGAGTGAGGACAGAACCAGTAGAGGAGGAGGGTGTGGAGAATAGTGGAAGATTAGTGCAGCATGGCGCAGGAGCTAGATCTTCTAGATCTCTTAAATACAACACAAGTGAGACTAGAGGAGTGCCATTACCTACTAGCTCTAAAAAGCTAGTGGGTGAAGCATTTGAAGAGAATACGAAGGTGATATGGTCTTTGTTGATGGATGATGAAGTCTCAATCATTGGCATTTACGGAATGGGGGGAGTTGGTAAAACAACAATACTGCAACATATCCATAATGAGCTTCTACGAAGACTGGACATTTGTGATAATGTTTGGTGGGTGACTGTGTCTCAAGATTTCAGCATTAATACATTGCAGAATCTTATTGCTAAACATCTTGATCTAGAATTTTCAAGGGAAGTTGATGATCTGCATAGAGCTGCCAAATTATCAGAAGAActaatgaagaaacaaaaatggattctcattttagatgatttgtggaacAATTTTGAGCTTGACGAAGTGGGAATTCCTGTCCCATTGAAAGGATGCAAGCTAATTATGACAACTCGATCAGAAACAGTTTGTCATCAGATGGCTTGCCACCGCAAAATCAAGGTGAAGCCACTTTCCGAGGGAGAAGCTTGGACTTTGTTCATGGAGAAACTTGGAGGTGGCATAACACTTTCACCAGAAGTGGAAGGAATTGCGAAAGCTGTTGCAAGggaatgtgctggtttgccaTTGGGAATTATTATAGTGGCAAGAAGTTTGAGGGGAGTGAATGATCTACATGAGTGGAGAAATACattgaagaaattgagagaATCAAAATTTAGGGACACAGAAGTATTCAAGTTATTGAGGTTTAGTTATGATCGGTTAGGTGATTTAGCACTACAACAATGTCTCTTGTACTGTGCATTATTTCCTGAAGATTATATGATTGAAAGGGAGGAGTTGATAGATTATTTGATCGATGAGGAAATAAttaaaggaaagagaagaaggGAAGATGCATTTGATGAGGGCCACACGATGCTTAATAGACTTGAATATGTCTGCCTATTGGAAAGTGCTCAAATGGACTATGATGATAGTAGAcgtgtcaagatgcatgacttgattagggacaTGGCCATCCAAATACTGCTAGAGAACTCTCAATACATGGTTAAAGCAGGTGCACAATTAAAAGAGTTGCCAGATATAGAGGAGTGGACGGAGAATCTGACGAGAGTTTCACTAATGCAAAACGAGATCGAAGAAATTCCTTCCAGCCATTCACCAATGTGTCCAAATCTGTCCACTCTATTTCTATGTGATAATAAAGGGCTGAGATTTGTTGCGGATTCATTTTTCAAGCAATTGCATAGGCTCATGGTCCTTGATCTGTCTCGCACAGGTATTAAAAATTTGCCAGACTCTGTCTCTGATTTGGTGAGTCTCACTGCATTATTGCTCAATTATTGTGAGAACTTAAGACATGTTCCATCATTAAAAAAGCTCAAGGCACTGAAGAGGTTGGATCTCTCTCATACTACGCTTGAAAAGATGCCGAAAGGAATGGAATGCCTAACCAACCTAGGGTATCTTAGAATGAATGGATGtggtgaaaaggagtttcctAGTGGGATATTACCAAAACTCTATCACCTGCAAGTCTTTGTACTAGACGAATATTATCGTCCGATTACAGTTAAAGTAAAGGAAGTAGTATCCTTGAGAAATTTGGAAACATTGGAATGCCATTTCGAAGGTCTCTCTGACTTTGTGGAATATCTCAGATCTCGGGATAAGACCCAATCATTAAGCACATACAGAATTTTAGTAGGAATGGTGGATGAAGATTTTTGGCAATATAGTGATTattctccaagtaaaacagttgGGTTGGGTAATTTGAGTATCAACAGAGATAAAGATTTTCAAGTCAAGTTCTTAAATGACATTCAAGAACTGGTTTGTGAAAGCATCGATGCAAGAAGTTTATGTGATGTTCTGTCATTAGAGAATGCACCTGAATTGGTGGTTATCCAAATTTACGATTGCGatagcatggagagcttggtttcatcttcttggttctgcTCTGCTCCACCACCATTGCCATCATATAATGGTATGTTTTCTGGTCTTAAAGAGTTttattgtagtggatgtaatagtatgaagaagttgttcccGCTTGTGCTGCTGCCAAACCTCGTAAACCTGGAAAGGATTGAAGTGATGCTCTGtaagaaaatggaggagataataggaaCAACAGATGAAGAAAGCACCACCTCCAATTCCATCACGGGATTCATTCTCCCAAAGTTAAGAACTCTGAGACTGAGATATTTACCAGAACTTAAAAGCATTTGTAGTGCAAAACTGATTTGCAATTCTCTTGAAGATATTACTGTAACGTTTTCTAAGAAGCTGAAGAGGATGCCAATTTGTCTtccgttgcttgaaaatggccagcCATCTCCTCCCCTTTCTCTAAGAATAATGTATATAGAACCAAAAGAATGGTGGGAGACAgtagtggagtgggagcatcctaaCGCAAAGGATGTCCTTCATCCCTTTGTAAAGTTTGGGTTAGTTTGA